From Neisseria musculi, the proteins below share one genomic window:
- a CDS encoding threonine aldolase family protein, whose amino-acid sequence MNLLHNPDAHSFASDNCSGIHPDILAALAAANGGHVGAYGNDPYTAHLQTLVKRHFGKQAEAFLVFNGTGANVLALQACLPRWGAVVCAETAHIHADESTAPQAVGGFKLWTVPAENGKLTPELIARHAHGYGFEHRAQPLAASITQSTELGTVYTPQEICAIGVFCRQHGMALHMDGARLANAAAALGVPLREITTDAGVDILSFGGTKNGLLFGECVVVLNPQKVSDGLGYLRKLNLQLASKMRFISAQFIVLLEGDLWREAAQQANMMAKRLSDGLQSIGGVELVYPAEANAVFAKLPQGAADKVRGHTDFYDWDEQGTSRFVCSFDTRCRHIDALLAAVRQAVGAV is encoded by the coding sequence ATGAACCTGCTGCATAATCCCGATGCACATTCTTTCGCTTCCGACAACTGTTCCGGCATCCACCCCGATATTTTGGCCGCGCTGGCGGCGGCCAACGGCGGCCATGTGGGCGCGTATGGCAACGATCCTTATACCGCACATCTGCAAACGCTGGTCAAACGGCATTTCGGCAAACAAGCCGAGGCGTTTTTGGTGTTTAACGGCACGGGCGCGAATGTGTTGGCTTTGCAGGCCTGCCTGCCGCGCTGGGGAGCGGTGGTGTGTGCCGAAACGGCGCATATCCATGCAGACGAAAGCACCGCGCCGCAAGCGGTGGGCGGCTTCAAGCTGTGGACGGTTCCGGCGGAAAACGGCAAACTCACGCCCGAGCTGATTGCCCGCCATGCGCACGGCTACGGTTTCGAGCACCGCGCCCAGCCGTTGGCAGCGAGCATCACGCAAAGCACAGAGCTGGGCACGGTCTATACGCCGCAGGAAATCTGCGCTATCGGCGTGTTTTGCCGCCAACACGGCATGGCGCTGCATATGGACGGCGCGCGCCTGGCCAATGCCGCCGCCGCGCTGGGTGTGCCGCTGCGCGAAATCACCACGGATGCGGGGGTGGATATTCTCTCGTTCGGCGGCACCAAAAACGGCTTGTTGTTCGGCGAATGCGTGGTGGTTTTGAACCCGCAAAAGGTTTCAGACGGCCTCGGCTATCTGCGCAAACTCAATCTGCAACTGGCTTCCAAAATGCGTTTTATTTCTGCGCAGTTTATTGTGCTGTTGGAAGGGGATTTGTGGCGCGAAGCCGCGCAGCAGGCCAATATGATGGCCAAAAGGCTTTCAGACGGCCTGCAAAGCATCGGCGGCGTGGAATTGGTTTACCCCGCCGAAGCCAATGCCGTGTTTGCGAAACTGCCGCAGGGCGCGGCAGATAAAGTGCGCGGCCATACGGATTTTTATGATTGGGACGAACAAGGCACATCGCGTTTTGTATGCAGCTTCGACACCCGCTGCAGGCATATCGATGCGCTGCTGGCAGCGGTGCGGCAGGCGGTGGGGGCGGTATAA